A genomic region of Enterococcus sp. 12C11_DIV0727 contains the following coding sequences:
- a CDS encoding biotin transporter BioY, which yields MKTKVLTKIALFLALIIVSGFIAIPIPGIGVPIVLQNMMIMLAGGFLGKRWGTLTVGSFLLLVLVGFPLLSGGRGGPAVFYGPSTGFLIGYLFSAFTIGFMFEKVKKLNFWTVFLIYLIGGAFIIDFCGSFSLAYFSQTSWFSGLKIAAFFLPVDTLKAIVATWITLRLRDYTFREDKK from the coding sequence ATGAAGACAAAAGTACTGACTAAGATAGCGCTATTTCTAGCATTGATTATTGTTTCAGGGTTTATAGCAATTCCGATTCCTGGAATCGGCGTACCAATTGTTTTGCAAAATATGATGATTATGTTAGCAGGAGGATTTTTAGGTAAACGTTGGGGAACCTTGACTGTTGGGAGCTTTCTACTGTTAGTTTTAGTAGGATTCCCCCTTTTATCAGGAGGACGAGGCGGCCCAGCAGTTTTTTACGGTCCAAGTACAGGATTTTTAATTGGCTATCTTTTTTCTGCATTTACGATTGGTTTTATGTTTGAAAAAGTTAAAAAATTAAATTTCTGGACTGTTTTTCTGATTTACTTGATTGGAGGAGCATTTATCATTGATTTTTGTGGCAGTTTCTCATTAGCTTATTTTAGTCAGACCTCTTGGTTTTCAGGGCTTAAAATAGCTGCTTTCTTTCTACCGGTCGATACGCTTAAAGCAATTGTAGCAACTTGGATCACTTTGCGTTTAAGGGATTATACTTTTCGGGAGGATAAAAAATGA